Proteins encoded in a region of the Chryseobacterium piperi genome:
- a CDS encoding ATP-binding cassette domain-containing protein → MKDIIVTKARQNNLKNISLQIPKNKITVFTGVSGSGKSSLVFETIGAEAQRQINETQNSFIRNRLQHFGVPNVDKIENLNVPFIINQKRLGGNARSTVGTATDIYASLRLLFSRMGKPFVGYSNVFSFNNPQGMCPECEGLGFVQAVNIETLFNKNKSLNEGAIQFPTFQSGGWRLTRYTESGYFDNDKKLKDYTKEEWDLLLNAEEHTPKKPSKNWGKTVKYKGIIPRIENSFLKKDSKENITRKDTLNKVIITKECPVCKGKRLNSKVLSCKIKGKNIADCTAMPIDDLLLFIQALPSEMYSSILQELEKKLQNLIDIGLQYLTLDRQTDTLSGGESQRIKMVKQLGNSLVDLLYIFDEPSIGLHPKDIDHIVDIIKKIRDKGNTVLIVEHDPDLIKIADLIVDMGPDSGKNGGEIMYQGSFKDLKHAKSKTGSYFSKVRDYNTKPRTAKGYLDIQHAHLHNLKDVSVKIPTGIMTVVTGVAGSGKSTLINKVLPMSYPQVTVVDQSVFTASSRSNLLTYLNLSNIVRKLFSNANHVSEKLFSRNGEGACPNCRGLGVEKIDLAFMDDIEQPCEVCLGSGYKPEVLQYQYHHKNIADVMDMTVLEALHFFPKSEFGHELNLLIKLGLDYLTLGQRLDSFSGGERQRLKLTKELNNTDQVIILDEPSTGLHPIDNEKLLSFFDELVNKGNTLIVIEHNLDIIAQADWIIDIGPGAGKLGGSIIYEGTVESLLSAKHSETSKYLKKYLKGK, encoded by the coding sequence ATGAAAGACATCATTGTTACCAAAGCAAGACAGAATAATCTTAAAAACATTTCATTACAAATTCCTAAAAATAAAATTACTGTATTTACAGGAGTTTCAGGCTCAGGAAAATCTTCTCTGGTATTTGAGACCATTGGTGCAGAAGCCCAACGCCAGATCAATGAAACACAAAACAGTTTCATTAGAAACCGTCTACAGCATTTTGGTGTTCCCAATGTAGACAAAATCGAAAACCTCAATGTTCCTTTTATTATCAATCAAAAAAGATTAGGCGGAAATGCACGATCAACAGTAGGAACAGCAACTGATATCTATGCTTCACTCCGGCTGCTTTTCTCAAGAATGGGAAAACCTTTTGTGGGCTATTCTAATGTATTCTCATTTAATAATCCGCAAGGAATGTGTCCGGAGTGTGAAGGACTGGGATTTGTACAAGCCGTGAATATAGAAACCTTATTCAATAAAAATAAATCATTAAATGAAGGGGCAATACAATTTCCAACCTTTCAGTCAGGTGGATGGCGTCTTACACGTTATACTGAATCCGGATATTTTGATAATGATAAAAAGCTAAAAGACTATACCAAAGAAGAATGGGACTTATTATTGAATGCAGAAGAGCATACTCCTAAAAAACCTTCTAAAAACTGGGGAAAGACTGTAAAATACAAAGGTATCATTCCAAGAATTGAGAACTCTTTTCTGAAAAAGGATTCTAAAGAAAATATCACCCGAAAAGACACTTTAAATAAAGTAATCATTACCAAAGAATGCCCTGTCTGTAAAGGAAAGCGTTTGAATTCAAAAGTCCTGTCATGTAAAATTAAGGGTAAAAATATTGCAGATTGTACTGCAATGCCTATTGATGATTTGTTACTTTTTATACAAGCATTACCTTCTGAAATGTATTCTTCCATTCTGCAGGAACTTGAAAAAAAGTTACAGAACCTTATTGACATAGGTCTGCAATATCTTACATTGGACAGACAAACCGATACACTTTCAGGCGGAGAGTCACAACGAATCAAGATGGTCAAACAATTAGGAAACAGCCTGGTTGATTTATTATATATCTTTGACGAGCCCAGTATTGGACTACATCCTAAAGATATTGACCATATTGTAGATATCATCAAAAAAATAAGGGATAAAGGCAATACGGTATTGATTGTTGAACATGATCCTGATCTTATTAAAATAGCCGATCTCATTGTAGACATGGGACCCGATTCAGGAAAAAATGGTGGAGAGATTATGTATCAGGGAAGTTTTAAAGATTTAAAACACGCTAAAAGCAAAACCGGCAGCTATTTTAGTAAAGTCCGTGACTACAATACAAAACCCCGCACAGCTAAAGGTTATCTTGATATACAACATGCTCATCTCCATAACCTGAAAGATGTAAGTGTAAAAATACCTACAGGAATAATGACTGTAGTAACTGGTGTTGCAGGCTCTGGGAAAAGTACTTTAATCAATAAAGTTTTACCCATGTCCTATCCACAGGTAACCGTTGTAGATCAATCTGTATTTACAGCCAGTAGCCGTTCTAATTTATTGACGTACCTCAATCTCTCCAATATTGTCAGAAAGCTATTTTCTAATGCTAATCATGTTTCAGAAAAACTTTTTAGCAGAAACGGAGAAGGTGCATGTCCCAATTGCAGAGGTTTAGGCGTTGAAAAAATAGATCTCGCCTTTATGGATGATATCGAGCAGCCTTGTGAAGTTTGTCTGGGTTCAGGATATAAACCAGAAGTTTTACAATACCAGTATCATCACAAAAACATTGCAGATGTTATGGACATGACTGTTTTGGAAGCATTGCATTTCTTCCCTAAATCAGAATTCGGACATGAGCTTAATCTATTGATCAAGCTTGGTTTAGATTATCTTACCCTTGGACAACGTCTTGATAGTTTTTCGGGTGGTGAAAGACAGCGTTTAAAATTAACAAAAGAGCTTAATAATACCGATCAGGTTATTATTCTAGACGAGCCCAGTACCGGTCTCCATCCTATCGACAATGAAAAACTACTCTCATTCTTTGATGAGTTGGTTAATAAAGGGAATACCCTAATCGTTATTGAACATAATCTGGATATTATTGCCCAAGCAGACTGGATCATCGATATAGGCCCCGGAGCAGGTAAATTAGGAGGCAGTATTATTTATGAAGGAACTGTTGAAAGCCTATTATCAGCCAAGCATTCTGAAACTTCAAAATACCTGAAAAAGTACTTGAAGGGTAAATAG
- a CDS encoding TIGR01777 family oxidoreductase, which translates to MKEVVLITGANGMVTRELSENINQEYEVRLLTRKKKQSNEYEWDINRGTIDESAFDNVSHIIHLAGANISEKRWTAERKKEIISSRTDSAKLILETLKKKNIRLKSFISASAIGIYGAKTSQKIYSEQDEKADDFLGKVVVLWEQAADKFLEEGAAERVVKIRTSIVLSEKEGALKKMAVPIQFWIGSPLGSGQQYMPWIHLKDISAIYEFALKNPHIKGAYNSASPEHTTNENFTKKIAEVLKKPLLMPNIPAFILKIIFGELSIALLEGSRVNSQKLHDAGFQFQFPYLKKALENLLKN; encoded by the coding sequence ATGAAAGAAGTTGTTTTGATTACCGGAGCTAATGGCATGGTCACCCGAGAATTATCTGAAAATATTAATCAGGAATATGAGGTTAGGCTTTTAACCCGAAAAAAGAAACAAAGCAATGAATATGAATGGGATATTAATCGAGGAACAATAGATGAATCTGCATTTGATAATGTAAGTCATATTATCCATCTGGCCGGAGCCAATATTTCTGAAAAAAGATGGACTGCAGAAAGGAAAAAAGAAATTATTTCCAGCCGTACAGATTCTGCAAAACTGATCCTAGAAACTTTAAAAAAGAAAAACATCAGACTGAAGTCTTTTATCTCTGCTTCTGCGATAGGAATATATGGAGCGAAGACCTCTCAAAAAATATATTCTGAACAAGATGAAAAAGCCGATGACTTCCTTGGAAAAGTAGTTGTTTTATGGGAACAGGCTGCCGATAAATTTTTAGAGGAGGGTGCCGCTGAAAGAGTTGTAAAGATAAGAACATCTATTGTACTTTCTGAAAAAGAGGGAGCCTTAAAGAAAATGGCAGTTCCCATCCAATTCTGGATTGGATCACCGTTAGGAAGTGGTCAACAGTACATGCCATGGATCCATCTCAAAGACATCAGTGCTATTTATGAATTTGCACTAAAGAATCCACACATAAAAGGGGCCTATAACTCAGCCTCGCCAGAGCATACTACCAATGAAAATTTCACAAAAAAAATCGCTGAAGTTTTAAAAAAACCTCTATTGATGCCTAATATCCCTGCATTTATTTTAAAAATAATATTTGGTGAGCTGTCAATTGCTTTATTAGAGGGCTCCAGAGTAAATTCACAAAAGCTACATGATGCAGGCTTTCAGTTTCAATTTCCTTATTTAAAGAAGGCACTGGAAAATTTACTAAAAAATTAA